Below is a genomic region from Streptomyces sp. RPA4-2.
CCTCGGAGCGCACCTCGACACCGGGCAGCGGGTGGTCCTCCCAGAAGGTGCGCAGCAGTTCGGCGCCGGCGCGGGCCCGGTCCAGGAAGGCCTGGTTGCGCCACAGGTCGAGGGCGGCGCAGGCGGCGACGAACGCCAGCTGGTTGCCGCGGAAGGTGCCCGGGTGGTCACCGGCCTCCCACGAGTCGAAGCCTTCGCGGATGAGCAGGAGCGACATCGGCAGGCCCAGGCCGCTGATGGACTTGGAGACGGTGATGAGGTCGGGGACGACCCCGGCCTGCTCGAAGGAGAAGAAGCCGCCGGTCCGGCCGCAGCCGGCCTGGATCTCGTCGGCGATCAGCACGATCCCGTACCGGTCGCAGAGGTCGCGCAGGTGCCGCAGGTCCGCGTCGGGGATCCGGTAGACGCCGCCCTCCATCTGGACGACCTCGAGGATCACCGCCGCGGGCACGTCGACCCCGGACAGATCGTCGGTGAGGTACTGCTCCAGGAGGTCCATGGTCGGGAACGAGCCGCGCGGGCCGACCGGGAAGGGCAGGTGGGTGACCTCGCCGAGGGCCGTTCCGGCCACCTTGCGCAGCGACAGGTCGGCGGTCGCGGCGAGGCTGCCGCGGCTGACGCCGTGGTAGGCGCCGGAGAAGGCGATGACCTGGGACCGGCCGGTGTGCTTGCGGGCCAGCTTCAGCGCGGCCTCGACGGCGTCGGTGCCGGTGCTGCCGCAGAACTGGACCCGGTGGCGCAGACCGCGCGGCTCCAGGATCTCCTGGCCGAAGCGCTCCAGGAACTCGCGCTTGGCCGCCGTGTGGAAGTCGAGCGCGTGCAGCAGACCGTCGCCCTCCAGGTGCGCGACGACCTGGCGCTTGATGTGGTCGTGGTTGTGGCCGTAGTTGAGGGCGCCGGCGCCGGAGAAGAAGTCGGTGTACTCCGTGCCGTCCTCGGCGACCAGCGTGGTGCCACGGCCCGAGGTGAGAAGGGTGGGGAACGCGCGGCAGTACGACCGGACAGCGGACTCTCTGGTCTCGAACACCTGGGTGGACGTGGCGAGATCTGCCAGAACCGTCATCGGGGGTCTCCAATCGGAAGGCGGGAGAGCGGGAGTACCTGGCCGACGGTGGCGGCAGGTGTACGGGCGACGGCGGCGAGCAGCGCGAGATAGTCGTCGAGCAGCTGCCGGGCGTCGGCGTCGGTGATGCGGTCGCCGTAGTACGACAGGGCGATACGGGGTTCGGCGTCGTCGGTGATGTCCAGGCGGAGCGCGTACTCGGTCTGGTTGCGGGTGCCGTCGCTCTCGGCACCCCGCTGCACGCTCGCGGACTGCTGGGCGCGCAGCGCCGAGGACACGGGGTAGTTGGCGACGACGACGACCGAGTCGAACAGCGGTCCGTCGTCGGTCCCCATCCGCTGGAGCGTGCCGGTGGGGACCGAGGTGTGCTCGGCGCCCTCGAC
It encodes:
- a CDS encoding diaminobutyrate--2-oxoglutarate transaminase, whose product is MTVLADLATSTQVFETRESAVRSYCRAFPTLLTSGRGTTLVAEDGTEYTDFFSGAGALNYGHNHDHIKRQVVAHLEGDGLLHALDFHTAAKREFLERFGQEILEPRGLRHRVQFCGSTGTDAVEAALKLARKHTGRSQVIAFSGAYHGVSRGSLAATADLSLRKVAGTALGEVTHLPFPVGPRGSFPTMDLLEQYLTDDLSGVDVPAAVILEVVQMEGGVYRIPDADLRHLRDLCDRYGIVLIADEIQAGCGRTGGFFSFEQAGVVPDLITVSKSISGLGLPMSLLLIREGFDSWEAGDHPGTFRGNQLAFVAACAALDLWRNQAFLDRARAGAELLRTFWEDHPLPGVEVRSEGHAIGIDLTHAGGRRAADDVVAHCFARGLIVESTGRDKAVLKLLPALTMEPDVLRRGCELIHEALLTALSR